A window of the Cellvibrio sp. pealriver genome harbors these coding sequences:
- a CDS encoding ATP-binding cassette domain-containing protein has translation MIQLQNISVQRGTKFLLDSADLTIYPGQKVGLIGANGTGKSTLFQLLLGSLQSDTGSLDIPRQWRIAHMAQEVGHTNRSALDYVLDGDSELRRLEQEIAQANLDIEHNGEKLAHLYSDMENIHAYTAPSRAQQLLNGLGFAPGDAERPVSDFSGGWRIRLNLAQALMCPSDLLLLDEPTNHLDLDATLWLEEWLKRYAGTLIIISHDRDFLDNIVDRIVCIERQKLDLYSGNYSAYERQRAEKLAQQQVSYEKQQARIAHVESYIRRFRAQATKARQAQSRIKELERMEKIAPAHIDSPFTFTFKCHDKMSVPLVHITRASIGYGSGSDHKIILNNVELAIRAETRVGLLGPNGAGKSSLVKTLAGSLPLIAGDRTNGEHFKLGYFAQHQLEALDINASAALHIQRLSPQAREQEIRDFLGSFDFHGDRAFEPITHFSGGEKARLALAIIAWEKPNVLLLDEPTNHLDLEMRHALTMALQEFEGAVIVVSHDRHLLRNTVNEFLLVADGKVEEFDGDLEDYYQWMQQQKAKTVAAEKETPVATDSDVKVDKKAQRQQSAAARAQLKPLTNKLKSLETQMEKLQARLGEIENQLGDPAIYDEKNKNTLQPLLQEQAKLQAQLEESEESWLLVSEELEAASQQ, from the coding sequence ATGATTCAATTACAAAACATCTCCGTACAACGCGGCACCAAATTTTTATTGGATTCCGCCGACCTCACTATTTACCCGGGCCAAAAAGTCGGTTTGATCGGCGCTAATGGCACAGGGAAATCCACCTTGTTTCAACTGTTATTGGGAAGCCTGCAAAGCGATACCGGCTCGCTGGATATTCCCAGACAATGGCGTATCGCCCATATGGCGCAGGAAGTTGGTCACACCAACCGCAGCGCATTGGATTATGTGCTGGATGGCGATAGCGAATTGCGTCGCTTGGAGCAAGAAATTGCACAAGCCAATCTCGATATTGAACACAACGGTGAAAAGCTCGCGCACTTGTATAGCGATATGGAAAACATCCATGCTTACACAGCTCCGTCGCGCGCGCAGCAATTATTAAACGGTTTGGGGTTTGCTCCGGGCGATGCAGAGCGACCTGTTTCTGATTTTTCGGGCGGCTGGCGGATTCGCTTAAACCTTGCCCAAGCACTAATGTGCCCATCGGATTTATTACTGCTTGATGAGCCAACCAACCACCTGGATCTGGATGCAACCCTGTGGCTGGAAGAGTGGTTAAAACGTTACGCAGGTACGTTGATTATTATTTCGCACGACCGCGATTTTCTCGACAATATTGTTGACCGGATTGTGTGTATCGAGCGCCAGAAGCTGGATCTTTACAGCGGTAACTATTCTGCGTATGAGCGCCAGCGCGCCGAAAAATTAGCGCAGCAACAAGTGAGCTATGAAAAGCAACAAGCGCGCATTGCTCACGTTGAAAGTTATATTCGTCGCTTCCGCGCGCAAGCCACCAAAGCACGCCAGGCACAAAGCCGCATTAAAGAATTGGAGCGTATGGAAAAAATTGCGCCCGCCCATATCGATTCACCGTTTACGTTCACATTTAAATGCCATGACAAAATGTCGGTGCCGCTGGTGCATATCACACGTGCGAGCATCGGTTATGGCAGCGGCTCCGATCACAAAATTATTCTCAATAACGTAGAGCTAGCAATCCGCGCAGAAACTCGCGTGGGCTTACTCGGCCCCAACGGTGCAGGTAAATCCAGCCTGGTAAAAACACTCGCGGGGTCCCTACCGTTAATCGCCGGCGATCGCACCAATGGCGAACATTTCAAGCTCGGTTATTTTGCCCAGCATCAACTGGAAGCACTGGACATCAATGCTTCCGCGGCACTGCATATCCAACGCTTGTCACCGCAAGCGCGCGAACAAGAGATACGCGATTTTCTTGGCAGTTTTGATTTTCATGGCGACCGCGCGTTTGAGCCGATTACACACTTTTCCGGCGGAGAGAAAGCACGTCTGGCATTGGCCATTATTGCGTGGGAAAAGCCGAATGTGTTGCTGCTCGATGAACCCACTAACCATTTGGATTTGGAAATGCGCCACGCATTGACCATGGCGCTACAGGAATTTGAAGGCGCAGTGATTGTGGTATCGCATGACCGCCATTTATTACGTAACACCGTCAATGAATTTTTATTGGTAGCCGATGGTAAAGTAGAAGAGTTTGATGGCGATTTGGAAGACTATTACCAATGGATGCAACAACAAAAAGCCAAAACAGTTGCGGCAGAAAAAGAGACTCCCGTTGCCACTGACAGTGATGTTAAAGTTGATAAAAAAGCCCAGCGACAACAGTCAGCCGCAGCGCGCGCGCAATTAAAACCACTGACCAATAAATTAAAATCACTTGAAACTCAGATGGAAAAATTGCAAGCCCGCCTGGGTGAAATAGAAAATCAGCTAGGTGATCCTGCTATTTACGATGAAAAAAACAAAAACACCTTGCAACCACTTTTACAAGAGCAAGCCAAACTGCAAGCCCAACTGGAAGAGTCCGAAGAAAGTTGGCTACTGGTGAGTGAAGAATTGGAAGCGGCAAGCCAACAGTAA
- a CDS encoding TIGR02444 family protein: protein MQAPVPAPDSLWDFSLALYAQPGVADCCLRLQDEQGVNVNMLLWCCWLGVQGYVLDQPRLADAQVRIRTWNANYIEPLRNLRRQMKAEFGVGDEGIESVRAHIKQAELQAERQLLYWLELQVQTWGSAPRSDPATAPEKNLHFYLHTSGVADSAIAQALTVIGAACVCRTSVSQERG from the coding sequence ATGCAAGCACCTGTACCAGCGCCTGATTCACTGTGGGATTTTTCGCTCGCACTCTATGCACAGCCCGGTGTGGCTGACTGCTGTCTGCGCTTGCAAGATGAGCAGGGTGTTAATGTGAATATGTTGCTCTGGTGTTGCTGGCTGGGCGTGCAAGGTTATGTACTTGATCAACCGCGCTTGGCGGATGCACAGGTGCGTATCCGCACATGGAATGCTAACTATATTGAGCCACTACGGAACTTGCGGCGGCAAATGAAGGCGGAATTTGGTGTGGGTGATGAAGGCATTGAAAGCGTTCGTGCCCACATCAAGCAGGCTGAACTGCAAGCTGAGCGACAACTCCTGTATTGGCTTGAGCTTCAGGTGCAAACTTGGGGAAGCGCCCCTCGGTCTGATCCGGCAACAGCACCTGAAAAGAATCTCCACTTTTATCTGCATACATCAGGTGTTGCTGATTCCGCTATTGCACAGGCGCTAACGGTTATTGGTGCGGCATGTGTCTGTCGCACATCAGTGTCGCAAGAGCGCGGCTAA
- a CDS encoding DUF2789 family protein, producing the protein MLTTNSSVDMHQLFSQLGLESSNLAIARFIKHHHLPEGIALEKADFWTPAQRQLIHQSLKEDAEWSQAVDQLAALLRH; encoded by the coding sequence ATGCTCACAACCAACAGCAGCGTGGATATGCATCAATTGTTTTCACAATTGGGGTTAGAGTCCAGCAACCTCGCTATAGCACGATTCATCAAACACCATCATTTACCTGAGGGTATTGCGCTGGAAAAAGCGGATTTTTGGACACCCGCCCAACGCCAGCTGATCCACCAAAGCTTGAAAGAGGATGCCGAATGGAGTCAGGCAGTAGATCAATTAGCCGCGCTCTTGCGACACTGA